In Primulina eburnea isolate SZY01 chromosome 14, ASM2296580v1, whole genome shotgun sequence, the following proteins share a genomic window:
- the LOC140812269 gene encoding DNA-directed RNA polymerases II and V subunit 8A-like isoform X2, with product MVRLLQATFLRTVLPNFQVGNIYINRRFFRIINFVCSNICEEEFVTRLVIYLGKQKSLADKFEYVMHGLLYKMSEVQVKTDDGNSDAKVAVYVSFGGLQLLLRGDPLKVHKFKVDQKLFLLLRKI from the exons ATGGTTCGGCTGTTACAAGCTACTTTCCTGAG AACTGTATTACCGAATTTTCAAGTTGGGAACATATACATCAATAGACGGTTCTTCAGGATTATCAATTTTGTGTGTTCGAACATCTGCGAAGAAGAGTTTGTTACAAGGCTTGTGATTTATTTG GGAAAACAAAAATCACTTGCAGACAAATTTGAGTATGTGATGCATGGCCTTCTGTATAAAATGTCAGAAGTTCAAGTAAAGACTGATGATGGAAACAGTGATGCTAAAGT GGCTGTCTATGTTTCATTTGGAGGCCTTCAATTGCTGCTGAGAGGTGATCCCCTGAAGGTGCACAAGTTTAAAGTCGACCAGAAGCTGTTTCTTCTGTTGCGAAAGATATGA
- the LOC140812269 gene encoding DNA-directed RNA polymerases II and V subunit 8A-like isoform X1: MAEFYFDEIIKVHQVDNQVVYDKVSRIMARSEVEEFYLELDVNKEIYPMLPGEKYRMVITNTLLMDGSAVTSYFPEGKQKSLADKFEYVMHGLLYKMSEVQVKTDDGNSDAKVAVYVSFGGLQLLLRGDPLKVHKFKVDQKLFLLLRKI; this comes from the exons ATGGCGGAGTTTTACTTTGACGAGATAATCAAGGTCCATCAAGTGGATAATCAAGTTGTATACGACAAGG TTTCGCGTATCATGGCAAGAAGTGAAGTTGAGGAGTTTTATCTAGAGTTAGATGTGAACAAAGAAATATATCCTATGCTCCCGGGTGAGAAATACCGAATGGTGATAACTAACACTCTGTTGATGGATGGTTCGGCTGTTACAAGCTACTTTCCTGAG GGAAAACAAAAATCACTTGCAGACAAATTTGAGTATGTGATGCATGGCCTTCTGTATAAAATGTCAGAAGTTCAAGTAAAGACTGATGATGGAAACAGTGATGCTAAAGT GGCTGTCTATGTTTCATTTGGAGGCCTTCAATTGCTGCTGAGAGGTGATCCCCTGAAGGTGCACAAGTTTAAAGTCGACCAGAAGCTGTTTCTTCTGTTGCGAAAGATATGA